One Odontesthes bonariensis isolate fOdoBon6 chromosome 17, fOdoBon6.hap1, whole genome shotgun sequence genomic window carries:
- the tnika gene encoding TRAF2 and NCK interacting kinase a isoform X11 has translation MASDSPARSLDEIDLSALRDPAGIFELVELVGNGTYGQVYKGRHVKTGQLAAIKVMDVTGDEEEEIKAEINMLKKYSHHRNIATYYGAFIKKNPPGVDDQLWLVMEFCGAGSVTDLIKNTKGNSLKEEWTAYICREILRGLTHLHQHKVIHRDIKGQNVLLTENAEVKLVDFGVSAQLDRTVGRRNTFIGTPYWMAPEVIACDENPDATYDFKSDLWSLGITAIEMAEGAPPLCDMHPMRALFLIPRNPAPRLKSKKWSKKFQSFIESCLVKSHSQRPSTEQLLKHPFIRELPNERQIRIQLKDHIDRTKKKRGERDETEYEYSGSEEEDEGRDMGEPSSIINIPGESTLRRDFLRLQLANKERSEAQRRQQLEQQQNEEHKRLLLAERQKRIEEQKEQRRRLEQQQQRERELRKQHERDQRRRYEEMEQLRREEERRHAEREQEYIRRQLEEEQRQLEILQQQLLQEQALLLEYKRKQIEEQRQAERLQRQLHQERAYLVSLQQQQQEGRQAEKKQLYHYKDVINPNDKPAWAKEQMAHLVPVKTHSSSMSGSQSLQDQTGSAMSEGVGVASPRPEIPRQNSDPTSDTQGPPQRITGREERDRDRDKDRDRTAWLREEDIPPKVPQRTTSISPALVRKNSPNGGVGLGPRTGSQLARASNPDLRRSELSLDAMLQRTSSNSSSSSSPSSQGGSAERRGRTKQERSPPGPNQEVKLKQEEGRESARPSRPADLSALAKELRELRVEEGSRPPVKVTDYSSSSDESESSDEDGETVGHDGTVAVSDIPRIMPAVQSSGESYGGLAEDALGDAYNSSKDGTLVMREAEERKRGGHTESNGFGNHSNHGNLPDLVQQSNSPSATPTTALQELSDMAEFGVGGSKSSFTPFVDPRVYQTSPSENDDENSAEAMFANELLRQEQARLNEARKISVVNVNPTNIRPHSDTPEIRKYKKRFNSEILCAALWGVNLLVGTENGLMLLDRSGQGKVYNLITRRRFLQMDVLEGLNVLVTISGKKNKLRVYYLSWLRNRILHNDPEVEKKQGWITVGELEGCVHYKVVKYERIKFLVIALKNSVEIYAWAPKPYHKFMAFKSFTELQHRPQLVDLTVEEGQRLKVIYGSSVGFHVIDVDSGNPYDIYIPSHCAKQTKIQSQVTPHAIVVLPKTDGMEMLLCYEDEGVYVNTYGRITKDVVLQWGEMPTSVAYIHSNQIMGWGEKAIEIRSVETGHLDGVFMHKRAQRLKFLCERNDKVFFASVRSGGSSQVFFMTLNRNSMMNW, from the exons CTGGTGATGGAGTTCTGTGGAGCTGGCTCAGTCACAGACTTGATCAAGAACACCAAGGGCAACTCTCTGAAAGAGGAGTGGACGGCTTACATCTGCAGAGAGATTCTCAGG GGTCTGACTCATCTCCATCAGCACAAGGTCATCCACAGAGACATCAAGGGACAGAACGTCCTGCTGACTGAGAACGCTGAGGTCAAACTAG TGGATTTTGGGGTTTCGGCCCAGTTAGACAGAACAGTAGGAAGGAGGAACACATTTATTGGCACACCGTACTGGATGGCACCGGAGGTCATCGCCTGTGATGAAAACCCCGACGCCACATACGACTTCAAG AGTGATTTATGGTCACTGGGAATCACAGCGATAGAGATGGCTGAAGGAGCGCCAC CGCTGTGTGACATGCACCCAATGCGAGCCCTCTTCCTCATTCCACGCAACCCTGCCCCCAGACTCAAGTCAAAGaagtg GTCAAAGAAGTTCCAGTCTTTCATAGAGAGCTGCCTGGTGAAGAGCCACAGTCAGAGACCCAGCACAGAGCAGCTCCTCAAACATCCGTTCATCAGAGAACTGCCCAATGAGAGGCAAATCCGCATCCAGCTGAAAGACCACATTGACCGCACCaagaagaagagaggagagaggg ATGAGACAGAATACGAGTATAGCGGCAGTGAAGAGGAGGATGAAGGAAGAGACATGGGTGAACCAAG CTCTATCATCAACATCCCTGGCGAGTCAACCCTAAGGCGAGACTTCCTGCGCCTCCAGCTGGCCAATAAGGAGCGCTCGGAGGCACAGCGGCGAcaacagctggagcagcagcagaacgAGGAACACAAGCGCTTACTGTTGGCCGAGAGACAGAAACGCATCGAGGAGCAGAAGGAGCAGAGGAGGCGGCTGGAACAG CAACAGCAGCGAGAGCGTGAGCTGAGGAAACAGCATGAGAGGGACCAGAGGAGACGCTATGAGGAAATGGAGCAGCTCCgtagagaggaggagaggaggcatGCAGAGCGAGAGCAG GAATATATACGTAGGCAGCTGGAAGAGGAACAGAGGCAGTTAGAGATTCTCCAGCAGCAGCTACTGCAGGAACAGGCATTATTACTG GAGTACAAGCGGAAGCAGATTGAGGAGCAACGGCAGGCAGAGCGTCTTCAGAGGCAGCTCCATCAGGAGAGAGCCTACCTGgtgtctctccaacagcagcagcaggagggaaGGCAAGCAGAGAAGAAACAGCTTTACCACTACAAGGATGTCATTAATCCTAATGACAAGCCCGCCTGGGCCAAAGAA CAGATGGCTCACCTGGTTCCTGTGAAGACGCACTCCAGCTCCATGTCTGGCTCCCAGTCTCTGCAGGACCAGACGGGCTCAGCTATGAGCGAGGGTGTTGGTGTGGCCTCACCAAGGCCCGAGATTCCCCGTCAGAACTCGGACCCCACCTCTGACACCCAGGGACCCCCACAGCGCATCACTGGCAGGGAGGAACGAGATCGGGACAGAGACAAAGATCGAGACAGGACGGCTTGGTTGAGAGAAGAGGATATCCCACCAAAG GTCCCCCAGAGGACCACATCTATCTCTCCAGCCTTGGTCAGGAAGAATTCCCCTAATGGCGGTGTGGGCCTGGGCCCTCGTACAGGTTCTCAGCTCGCACGGGCCAg TAATCCGGACCTGCGGCGCTCTGAGCTCTCTCTGGACGCCATGCTGCAAAGAACCTCCTCCAActcatcatcctcctcctccccttcaTCTCAGGGAGGCTCAGCTGAGAGGAGAG gccGAACCAAGCAGGAAAGATCTCCTCCAGGACCCAATCAGGAGGTTAAACTCAAACAAGAGGAGGGTCGTGAATCAGCCAGACCCAGCAGACCTGCA GATTTAAGTGCACTGGCCAAGGAACTCAGAGAATTGAGGGTAGAGGAAGGTAGCAGACCTCCAGTCAAG GTTACAGACTACTCGTCATCGAGTGACGAGTCAGAGAGCAGCGATGAGGACGGGGAGACGGTGGGGCATGATGGGACTGTTGCCGTTAGTGACATCCCCCGCATCAT GCCAGCGGTGCAGAGCAGTGGAGAGTCGTACGGAGGGCTGGCAGAGGACGCTCTGGGAGATGCCTATAATAGCTCCAAGGACGGGACTCTTGTGATGAGAGAG gcaGAGGAGAGGAAAAGAGGTGGTCACACTGAAAGTAATGGGTTCGGGAATCacagtaaccatggtaacctcCCTGACCTGGTACAACAGAGCAACTCTCCCTCAGCCACACCCACCACAGCCCTGCAGGAGCTGAGCGATATGGCTGAG TTTGGTGTGGGCGGGTCCAAATCCTCATTTACTCCATTTGTTGATCCACGGGTCTATCAAACCTCTCCAAGTGAAAACGACGATGAGAACTCAGCAGAAG CCATGTTTGCCAATGAGCTGCTGAGGCAGGAGCAGGCCCGACTAAACGAAGCCAGAAAGATCTCGGTGGTGAATGTCAACCCCACGAACATCAGACCCCACAGTGACACACCGGAGATCCGCAAATACAAGAAACGCTTCAACTCCGAGATTTTGTGTGCTGCGCTCTGGG gtGTAAACCTGCTGGTGGGGACAGAAAACGGTTTAATGCTGCTTGACCGAAGTGGACAGGGAAAAGTCTATAACCTCATTACCAGGCGGCGCTTCCTCCAGATGGATGTGCTGGAGGGCCTCAATGTGCTAGTCACCATATCTG GCAAAAAGAATAAGTTGCGCGTCTACTATTTGTCCTGGCTGAGGAACAGAATATTACACAACGACCCAGAAGTTGAGAAGAAGCAGGGTTGGATAACGGTCGGGGAACTAGAGGGCTGTGTGCATTATAAAGTTG TTAAATATGAGAGGATTAAGTTCCTGGTGATTGCACTTAAGAACTCTGTGGAAATCTATGCCTGGGCGCCCAAACCCTACCACAAGTTCATGGCCTTCAAG TCATTCACTGAGTTGCAGCACCGTCCCCAGCTGGTTGACCTGACGGTGGAGGAAGGTCAGAGGTTAAAGGTCATCTATGGCTCCAGCGTGGGCTTCCATGTCATCGATGTGGACTCAGGCAATCCTTACGACATCTACATCCCCTCACAC TGTGCCAAACAAACGAAG ATCCAGAGCCAGGTCACGCCCCATGCCATCGTGGTGCTGCCTAAGACTGATGGAATGGAGATGCTGCTGTGTTATGAGGATGAGGGTGTCTACGTCAACACCTATGGTCGAATCACCAAGGACGTGGTGCTACAGTGGGGAGAGATGCCTACCTCTGTTG ccTATATCCACTCAAATCAGATTATGGGCTGGGGTGAGAAAGCTATAGAGATCCGCTCTGTGGAGACAGGTCATCTGGATGGAGTCTTCATGCACAAGAGAGCCCAGAGACTCAAATTCCTGTGTGAGCGGAACGATAAG GTATTCTTTGCATCTGTGCGCTCGGGAGGTAGCAGCCAAGTTTTCTTCATGACACTCAACAGAAACTCTATGATGAACTGGTGA
- the tnika gene encoding TRAF2 and NCK interacting kinase a isoform X7, producing MASDSPARSLDEIDLSALRDPAGIFELVELVGNGTYGQVYKGRHVKTGQLAAIKVMDVTGDEEEEIKAEINMLKKYSHHRNIATYYGAFIKKNPPGVDDQLWLVMEFCGAGSVTDLIKNTKGNSLKEEWTAYICREILRGLTHLHQHKVIHRDIKGQNVLLTENAEVKLVDFGVSAQLDRTVGRRNTFIGTPYWMAPEVIACDENPDATYDFKSDLWSLGITAIEMAEGAPPLCDMHPMRALFLIPRNPAPRLKSKKWSKKFQSFIESCLVKSHSQRPSTEQLLKHPFIRELPNERQIRIQLKDHIDRTKKKRGERDETEYEYSGSEEEDEGRDMGEPSSIINIPGESTLRRDFLRLQLANKERSEAQRRQQLEQQQNEEHKRLLLAERQKRIEEQKEQRRRLEQQQQRERELRKQHERDQRRRYEEMEQLRREEERRHAEREQEYIRRQLEEEQRQLEILQQQLLQEQALLLEYKRKQIEEQRQAERLQRQLHQERAYLVSLQQQQQEGRQAEKKQLYHYKDVINPNDKPAWAKEVEERSKLNRQSSPALQHKVSNRISDPSLPPRSESFSSGGMQPARTPPIHRAIEPQMAHLVPVKTHSSSMSGSQSLQDQTGSAMSEGVGVASPRPEIPRQNSDPTSDTQGPPQRITGREERDRDRDKDRDRTAWLREEDIPPKVPQRTTSISPALVRKNSPNGGVGLGPRTGSQLARASNPDLRRSELSLDAMLQRTSSNSSSSSSPSSQGGSAERRGRTKQERSPPGPNQEVKLKQEEGRESARPSRPADLSALAKELRELRVEEGSRPPVKVTDYSSSSDESESSDEDGETVGHDGTVAVSDIPRIMPAVQSSGESYGGLAEDALGDAYNSSKDGTLVMREAEERKRGGHTESNGFGNHSNHGNLPDLVQQSNSPSATPTTALQELSDMAEFGVGGSKSSFTPFVDPRVYQTSPSENDDENSAEAMFANELLRQEQARLNEARKISVVNVNPTNIRPHSDTPEIRKYKKRFNSEILCAALWGVNLLVGTENGLMLLDRSGQGKVYNLITRRRFLQMDVLEGLNVLVTISGKKNKLRVYYLSWLRNRILHNDPEVEKKQGWITVGELEGCVHYKVVKYERIKFLVIALKNSVEIYAWAPKPYHKFMAFKSFTELQHRPQLVDLTVEEGQRLKVIYGSSVGFHVIDVDSGNPYDIYIPSHCAKQTKIQSQVTPHAIVVLPKTDGMEMLLCYEDEGVYVNTYGRITKDVVLQWGEMPTSVAYIHSNQIMGWGEKAIEIRSVETGHLDGVFMHKRAQRLKFLCERNDKVFFASVRSGGSSQVFFMTLNRNSMMNW from the exons CTGGTGATGGAGTTCTGTGGAGCTGGCTCAGTCACAGACTTGATCAAGAACACCAAGGGCAACTCTCTGAAAGAGGAGTGGACGGCTTACATCTGCAGAGAGATTCTCAGG GGTCTGACTCATCTCCATCAGCACAAGGTCATCCACAGAGACATCAAGGGACAGAACGTCCTGCTGACTGAGAACGCTGAGGTCAAACTAG TGGATTTTGGGGTTTCGGCCCAGTTAGACAGAACAGTAGGAAGGAGGAACACATTTATTGGCACACCGTACTGGATGGCACCGGAGGTCATCGCCTGTGATGAAAACCCCGACGCCACATACGACTTCAAG AGTGATTTATGGTCACTGGGAATCACAGCGATAGAGATGGCTGAAGGAGCGCCAC CGCTGTGTGACATGCACCCAATGCGAGCCCTCTTCCTCATTCCACGCAACCCTGCCCCCAGACTCAAGTCAAAGaagtg GTCAAAGAAGTTCCAGTCTTTCATAGAGAGCTGCCTGGTGAAGAGCCACAGTCAGAGACCCAGCACAGAGCAGCTCCTCAAACATCCGTTCATCAGAGAACTGCCCAATGAGAGGCAAATCCGCATCCAGCTGAAAGACCACATTGACCGCACCaagaagaagagaggagagaggg ATGAGACAGAATACGAGTATAGCGGCAGTGAAGAGGAGGATGAAGGAAGAGACATGGGTGAACCAAG CTCTATCATCAACATCCCTGGCGAGTCAACCCTAAGGCGAGACTTCCTGCGCCTCCAGCTGGCCAATAAGGAGCGCTCGGAGGCACAGCGGCGAcaacagctggagcagcagcagaacgAGGAACACAAGCGCTTACTGTTGGCCGAGAGACAGAAACGCATCGAGGAGCAGAAGGAGCAGAGGAGGCGGCTGGAACAG CAACAGCAGCGAGAGCGTGAGCTGAGGAAACAGCATGAGAGGGACCAGAGGAGACGCTATGAGGAAATGGAGCAGCTCCgtagagaggaggagaggaggcatGCAGAGCGAGAGCAG GAATATATACGTAGGCAGCTGGAAGAGGAACAGAGGCAGTTAGAGATTCTCCAGCAGCAGCTACTGCAGGAACAGGCATTATTACTG GAGTACAAGCGGAAGCAGATTGAGGAGCAACGGCAGGCAGAGCGTCTTCAGAGGCAGCTCCATCAGGAGAGAGCCTACCTGgtgtctctccaacagcagcagcaggagggaaGGCAAGCAGAGAAGAAACAGCTTTACCACTACAAGGATGTCATTAATCCTAATGACAAGCCCGCCTGGGCCAAAGAA GTGGAGGAGCGATCTAAGCTGAACAGACAGAGTTCCCCAGCGCTGCAGCACAAAGTGTCCAACCGCATCTCCgacccctccctccctccccgcTCAGAGTCCTTCAGCAGCGGAGGCATGCAGCCTGCCCGCACCCCACCCATCCACCGCGCCATCGaaccacag ATGGCTCACCTGGTTCCTGTGAAGACGCACTCCAGCTCCATGTCTGGCTCCCAGTCTCTGCAGGACCAGACGGGCTCAGCTATGAGCGAGGGTGTTGGTGTGGCCTCACCAAGGCCCGAGATTCCCCGTCAGAACTCGGACCCCACCTCTGACACCCAGGGACCCCCACAGCGCATCACTGGCAGGGAGGAACGAGATCGGGACAGAGACAAAGATCGAGACAGGACGGCTTGGTTGAGAGAAGAGGATATCCCACCAAAG GTCCCCCAGAGGACCACATCTATCTCTCCAGCCTTGGTCAGGAAGAATTCCCCTAATGGCGGTGTGGGCCTGGGCCCTCGTACAGGTTCTCAGCTCGCACGGGCCAg TAATCCGGACCTGCGGCGCTCTGAGCTCTCTCTGGACGCCATGCTGCAAAGAACCTCCTCCAActcatcatcctcctcctccccttcaTCTCAGGGAGGCTCAGCTGAGAGGAGAG gccGAACCAAGCAGGAAAGATCTCCTCCAGGACCCAATCAGGAGGTTAAACTCAAACAAGAGGAGGGTCGTGAATCAGCCAGACCCAGCAGACCTGCA GATTTAAGTGCACTGGCCAAGGAACTCAGAGAATTGAGGGTAGAGGAAGGTAGCAGACCTCCAGTCAAG GTTACAGACTACTCGTCATCGAGTGACGAGTCAGAGAGCAGCGATGAGGACGGGGAGACGGTGGGGCATGATGGGACTGTTGCCGTTAGTGACATCCCCCGCATCAT GCCAGCGGTGCAGAGCAGTGGAGAGTCGTACGGAGGGCTGGCAGAGGACGCTCTGGGAGATGCCTATAATAGCTCCAAGGACGGGACTCTTGTGATGAGAGAG gcaGAGGAGAGGAAAAGAGGTGGTCACACTGAAAGTAATGGGTTCGGGAATCacagtaaccatggtaacctcCCTGACCTGGTACAACAGAGCAACTCTCCCTCAGCCACACCCACCACAGCCCTGCAGGAGCTGAGCGATATGGCTGAG TTTGGTGTGGGCGGGTCCAAATCCTCATTTACTCCATTTGTTGATCCACGGGTCTATCAAACCTCTCCAAGTGAAAACGACGATGAGAACTCAGCAGAAG CCATGTTTGCCAATGAGCTGCTGAGGCAGGAGCAGGCCCGACTAAACGAAGCCAGAAAGATCTCGGTGGTGAATGTCAACCCCACGAACATCAGACCCCACAGTGACACACCGGAGATCCGCAAATACAAGAAACGCTTCAACTCCGAGATTTTGTGTGCTGCGCTCTGGG gtGTAAACCTGCTGGTGGGGACAGAAAACGGTTTAATGCTGCTTGACCGAAGTGGACAGGGAAAAGTCTATAACCTCATTACCAGGCGGCGCTTCCTCCAGATGGATGTGCTGGAGGGCCTCAATGTGCTAGTCACCATATCTG GCAAAAAGAATAAGTTGCGCGTCTACTATTTGTCCTGGCTGAGGAACAGAATATTACACAACGACCCAGAAGTTGAGAAGAAGCAGGGTTGGATAACGGTCGGGGAACTAGAGGGCTGTGTGCATTATAAAGTTG TTAAATATGAGAGGATTAAGTTCCTGGTGATTGCACTTAAGAACTCTGTGGAAATCTATGCCTGGGCGCCCAAACCCTACCACAAGTTCATGGCCTTCAAG TCATTCACTGAGTTGCAGCACCGTCCCCAGCTGGTTGACCTGACGGTGGAGGAAGGTCAGAGGTTAAAGGTCATCTATGGCTCCAGCGTGGGCTTCCATGTCATCGATGTGGACTCAGGCAATCCTTACGACATCTACATCCCCTCACAC TGTGCCAAACAAACGAAG ATCCAGAGCCAGGTCACGCCCCATGCCATCGTGGTGCTGCCTAAGACTGATGGAATGGAGATGCTGCTGTGTTATGAGGATGAGGGTGTCTACGTCAACACCTATGGTCGAATCACCAAGGACGTGGTGCTACAGTGGGGAGAGATGCCTACCTCTGTTG ccTATATCCACTCAAATCAGATTATGGGCTGGGGTGAGAAAGCTATAGAGATCCGCTCTGTGGAGACAGGTCATCTGGATGGAGTCTTCATGCACAAGAGAGCCCAGAGACTCAAATTCCTGTGTGAGCGGAACGATAAG GTATTCTTTGCATCTGTGCGCTCGGGAGGTAGCAGCCAAGTTTTCTTCATGACACTCAACAGAAACTCTATGATGAACTGGTGA